In a genomic window of uncultured Flavobacterium sp.:
- a CDS encoding DUF4294 domain-containing protein, whose protein sequence is MRFTYIILFFTLISFTSQAQVTPKPNEEMGYILTEQDSILNDTIQLPEIIISKEKLDPEAQKQFLILQNRVYKVYPYAKLAADRLTALNQGMARLKTNREKKKYFKIVEDYLNNEFEDRLKKLSRRQGQILVKLINRQTGITTYELIRTLKSGFKAFVSNTTANLFDISLKKEYKPFEVNEDYLIETILQRAFESGRLANQKPANPIDYNDLMNTWEEKAKTQTKK, encoded by the coding sequence ATGAGATTTACCTACATTATTTTATTCTTTACATTGATTTCGTTTACAAGTCAAGCTCAGGTTACCCCAAAACCAAATGAGGAAATGGGTTATATATTAACTGAGCAGGATTCTATTTTGAACGATACAATTCAATTACCTGAGATTATTATTTCTAAAGAAAAGCTCGATCCCGAAGCACAAAAGCAATTTTTGATACTTCAAAACCGTGTCTATAAAGTATATCCGTATGCTAAACTTGCAGCAGATAGATTGACGGCATTAAATCAGGGAATGGCACGATTAAAAACCAATCGCGAAAAAAAGAAGTATTTCAAGATTGTTGAAGACTATCTTAATAATGAATTTGAAGACAGATTAAAGAAATTGTCCCGCAGACAAGGTCAAATACTTGTAAAGTTAATCAATCGACAAACCGGAATCACAACGTATGAATTAATCCGAACCTTAAAAAGCGGATTCAAAGCCTTTGTTTCTAATACAACAGCCAATTTATTCGATATAAGTTTAAAGAAAGAATATAAACCGTTTGAAGTAAACGAAGACTATTTAATAGAAACCATCCTTCAACGCGCTTTCGAATCTGGTAGATTAGCGAATCAAAAACCAGCGAATCCCATAGACTACAATGATTTGATGAATACTTGGGAAGAAAAAGCGAAGACACAAACTAAAAAATAA
- a CDS encoding TolC family protein — protein sequence MRKLCALLLLVLFNQAITAQKTVTLQDCESQFLKKNLFLLASQYNIDASKALTIQARIWDNPTISAELNAYNPERNQYFDIGKEGQKAFGIEQLIYLGGKKRNEVKLAQTNEQLAELQFNDLLRTLKLQLRKSFYTVYYNTKNLETTDKQIAHIEDLINSYSVQVQKGNIALKDLVRLQSLYLNFKNERMEVVNDNIEEQANLKLLLNETETVVPSVPDGEFNKYLKTIAFDLKSFESDAILNRPDYLAKQKEIDANTLNVKWQKSLSIPDITVGANYDQRSGAFNKEANLTLGIPLPLWNKNKGNIKYAQTILEQSKVDKQNFDLQLQTEITSAWNKWDESRKNYVVIKPTVNSDFEAVYNGMLNNFQKRNVSLLEFTDFMESYNQASIQVNELKKKVVLSGEELNSTINKDLF from the coding sequence ATGAGAAAACTATGTGCACTTCTATTGCTTGTATTATTCAATCAAGCGATTACGGCTCAAAAAACGGTCACACTTCAGGATTGTGAGAGTCAGTTTCTTAAAAAGAATCTTTTTTTGTTGGCATCACAGTATAATATCGATGCTTCGAAAGCACTAACCATTCAAGCCCGTATTTGGGACAATCCCACGATCAGCGCAGAATTAAATGCCTACAATCCCGAAAGAAATCAATATTTTGATATTGGAAAAGAAGGACAAAAAGCATTTGGCATTGAGCAGCTAATTTACTTAGGCGGAAAAAAACGTAACGAAGTTAAACTGGCTCAAACCAATGAACAATTGGCCGAATTGCAATTTAATGATTTACTGAGGACTTTAAAATTGCAGCTTCGCAAAAGTTTTTACACTGTTTACTACAACACAAAGAATCTTGAAACTACAGACAAGCAGATCGCGCACATTGAAGATTTGATCAACTCCTACTCTGTTCAGGTTCAAAAAGGGAACATTGCGCTAAAAGATTTGGTTCGTTTACAGTCTTTGTATCTAAATTTTAAAAACGAACGAATGGAAGTTGTCAATGATAATATTGAAGAACAGGCAAATTTGAAATTACTATTGAATGAAACCGAAACTGTCGTTCCAAGCGTTCCTGATGGTGAGTTTAATAAATACTTAAAAACGATTGCTTTTGATTTAAAGTCTTTCGAAAGTGATGCTATTCTTAATCGCCCGGATTATTTGGCTAAACAAAAAGAAATTGACGCTAATACATTAAATGTAAAATGGCAAAAATCTCTTTCTATTCCAGATATAACTGTTGGTGCAAACTACGATCAACGTAGTGGTGCTTTTAATAAAGAAGCTAATTTGACTTTGGGGATTCCGTTGCCACTTTGGAATAAAAACAAAGGAAACATTAAATATGCTCAAACAATTCTGGAACAATCTAAAGTTGATAAACAAAATTTTGACTTGCAATTACAAACCGAAATTACATCAGCATGGAATAAATGGGATGAATCGCGTAAAAATTATGTGGTTATAAAACCAACCGTTAATTCTGATTTTGAAGCGGTTTACAATGGAATGCTAAATAATTTTCAGAAGCGAAATGTTAGTTTATTAGAGTTTACTGATTTTATGGAAAGCTACAATCAAGCTTCAATTCAAGTAAATGAATTAAAGAAAAAAGTAGTGCTTTCAGGCGAAGAATTAAATAGTACAATCAACAAAGACTTATTTTAA
- a CDS encoding glycogen synthase: MEIFHISAECYPMAKVGGLADVVGALPKYQTNAGHQVRVVVPCYDTKFRKENDFECVHWGSVKLGNFNFPFSVLKETTDKLGYELYLIEINELFNRPNVYGYEDDIERFLSFQIATLDWILARKTVPDVINCHDHHTGVIPFMIKYAYKYESLANVKTVITIHNGLYQGWFGFDKLHYLPEFDLIHVGFLEWNNSLNSLAVGIKCANAVTTVSPSYLNEINISANGLEGLFNSVRYKSRGILNGIDIEVWDPSKDVMIAENYSVETFETGKQKNKEKLCEQFELDPTKPLFSFIGRLFEEKGGDLLPQASALALSENFENINILILGSGNSLIEEQLVQLRNDYNGNYNVFIGYNEELAHLIYAGSDYILMPSRVEPCGLNQMYALRYGTVPIVRRTGGLRDTVIDFGDDGNGICHDQASVGDICYSINRAVKLYDDKINFNKIVKKGMAIDHSWERVCQEYIEIYNLIIEKNEI; the protein is encoded by the coding sequence ATGGAAATATTTCATATCAGTGCAGAATGTTACCCAATGGCAAAGGTTGGCGGATTGGCAGATGTAGTTGGCGCTTTACCTAAATATCAAACAAATGCCGGTCATCAGGTGAGAGTTGTTGTACCTTGTTATGATACTAAATTCAGAAAAGAAAATGACTTTGAATGTGTTCATTGGGGAAGTGTTAAGTTGGGAAATTTTAATTTTCCGTTTAGTGTTTTAAAAGAAACTACAGATAAGCTGGGGTATGAATTATATCTGATAGAAATTAATGAATTGTTCAATCGCCCCAATGTTTATGGATATGAAGATGATATTGAGCGTTTTTTATCTTTTCAAATTGCAACTTTAGATTGGATTCTGGCACGAAAAACTGTTCCGGATGTTATTAATTGCCACGATCATCATACAGGAGTAATTCCGTTTATGATTAAATATGCTTATAAATATGAAAGTTTAGCCAATGTAAAAACGGTAATTACAATTCATAATGGATTGTATCAAGGTTGGTTTGGTTTCGATAAATTACATTATTTGCCGGAATTTGATTTGATTCATGTTGGATTTTTAGAATGGAATAATTCTTTAAATTCTCTGGCAGTCGGAATTAAATGTGCGAATGCCGTAACGACGGTTTCTCCAAGTTATTTGAACGAAATAAATATCTCCGCAAATGGATTAGAGGGATTGTTTAATTCTGTGCGTTATAAATCAAGAGGAATTTTAAACGGAATTGATATTGAGGTTTGGGATCCTTCGAAAGATGTAATGATTGCTGAAAATTATTCTGTTGAAACTTTCGAAACAGGAAAACAAAAGAATAAAGAAAAATTATGTGAGCAATTTGAATTAGATCCCACAAAACCATTATTCAGTTTCATTGGTCGTTTATTTGAAGAAAAAGGTGGAGACTTATTGCCGCAAGCTTCAGCATTGGCATTATCAGAAAATTTCGAAAACATTAATATTTTAATTTTAGGTTCAGGAAATTCATTAATTGAAGAACAATTGGTGCAATTACGAAATGATTACAATGGAAATTATAATGTTTTTATTGGTTATAATGAAGAATTGGCTCATTTGATTTATGCAGGTTCAGATTATATATTAATGCCGTCAAGAGTAGAACCTTGCGGATTAAATCAAATGTATGCTTTGCGTTACGGAACGGTTCCAATTGTGAGAAGAACGGGAGGATTACGAGATACTGTGATTGATTTTGGTGACGATGGAAACGGAATTTGTCACGATCAGGCTTCAGTTGGTGATATTTGTTACTCTATAAATCGTGCGGTCAAGTTGTATGACGATAAAATAAATTTCAATAAAATAGTAAAGAAGGGAATGGCAATAGATCATTCCTGGGAAAGAGTTTGCCAAGAATATATCGAGATATACAACCTAATAATTGAGAAAAATGAAATTTAA
- a CDS encoding efflux RND transporter periplasmic adaptor subunit — MKHKLIIAIAIVSLSIASCKKEVENPDTNASFALSDAMLKTTRMSEAQNQPVKNQLSFYGKITADNNKAIDVYPLVGGSVIKVNVELGDYVNKGQVLATIRSTDIADFEKQAIDAKSDLLVAKNSLKVAQELFDGKLNSESDVLQAKSEVNKAQSQLNKIQETYKIYNIKAGSIYEVTAPISGFIIQKSINQDMLLRNDRSENIFDIAEISEVWAMANINEMDINKVKLGIDADVTTLSYPDKVFKGKVDKIFNVIDPETKAMQARIKLQNPGYMLKPDMNASIKLSFNEDKSMIAIPSKAIVFDKSKNFVMVFKDRHNIETRQVEVYRVVGDTTYISSGLKENEKVITNNQLFIYRALND; from the coding sequence ATGAAACATAAACTAATCATAGCAATTGCAATCGTAAGTCTGTCAATTGCAAGCTGCAAAAAAGAAGTTGAAAATCCAGACACAAATGCCTCTTTTGCTTTAAGCGATGCGATGCTGAAAACTACAAGAATGTCAGAAGCTCAAAATCAGCCTGTAAAAAATCAATTGAGTTTTTATGGAAAAATTACTGCCGATAATAATAAAGCCATCGATGTTTATCCGCTAGTTGGCGGAAGCGTTATAAAGGTAAATGTAGAACTTGGTGATTATGTAAATAAAGGACAAGTTCTCGCAACAATTAGAAGTACTGATATTGCAGATTTTGAAAAACAAGCCATTGATGCAAAAAGTGATTTATTGGTAGCCAAAAACAGTTTGAAGGTTGCTCAGGAATTATTTGACGGAAAATTAAATTCTGAAAGTGATGTTCTTCAAGCGAAATCAGAAGTAAATAAAGCACAATCTCAATTGAATAAAATTCAGGAAACTTATAAAATTTACAACATCAAAGCGGGTTCTATTTATGAAGTTACCGCGCCAATAAGTGGTTTTATAATTCAAAAAAGTATCAATCAGGATATGCTTTTGAGAAACGACCGTTCTGAAAACATTTTTGATATTGCAGAAATCAGTGAAGTTTGGGCAATGGCAAATATTAACGAAATGGATATCAATAAAGTAAAACTTGGAATTGATGCCGATGTAACTACTTTAAGTTATCCTGATAAAGTTTTTAAAGGAAAAGTTGATAAAATCTTCAACGTAATTGATCCGGAAACTAAAGCGATGCAAGCCCGAATCAAATTGCAGAATCCCGGTTATATGTTGAAACCAGATATGAATGCAAGCATCAAATTATCGTTTAATGAAGATAAATCGATGATTGCAATTCCTAGTAAAGCAATTGTTTTTGATAAAAGTAAAAACTTTGTAATGGTTTTTAAAGATCGCCATAATATAGAAACCAGACAGGTCGAAGTTTACAGAGTTGTTGGCGACACAACTTATATTTCTAGCGGTTTAAAAGAAAATGAAAAAGTAATTACCAATAATCAACTGTTTATTTATCGCGCTTTAAACGACTAA
- a CDS encoding alpha/beta hydrolase, with translation MTKKVTNPTKSLEIPQFIIISCKICAFISTKLVTSYAAKLFTTPIKHKIPKREFEMDQKCTQKTVYVPAINQNVVTYHYGQSDRRILLVHGWSGRGTQLFKIADELLKNGYSTVSFDAPAHGKSKGKTTIMSEFIASILEIDKQYGPFEIAIGHSLGGMSVLNAIKDGLKVNKAVVIGSGDIVQDILDDFIVKLGLKQEISDRLRDLFEDKYQVKMDDFSAYRAAQKVKIPILVIHDNDDPEVSVKAGIHIHQQLENGTLYLTDGLGHRKILGNQNVIKKTLEFIKTN, from the coding sequence ATGACAAAAAAGGTAACTAATCCTACTAAATCATTAGAAATTCCTCAGTTTATAATTATATCCTGTAAAATATGCGCTTTTATTTCAACCAAATTAGTTACGTCATACGCAGCAAAGCTATTCACCACACCAATAAAACATAAGATTCCCAAACGAGAGTTTGAGATGGATCAAAAATGTACTCAAAAAACTGTTTACGTTCCGGCTATTAATCAAAACGTTGTGACTTATCACTACGGACAAAGTGATAGAAGGATTCTGTTAGTTCACGGCTGGTCAGGACGAGGAACACAATTATTTAAAATAGCAGATGAACTTTTAAAAAATGGATATTCAACTGTCAGTTTTGATGCTCCTGCACACGGAAAATCAAAAGGAAAAACAACAATAATGTCAGAGTTTATTGCTTCGATTTTAGAAATTGATAAACAATATGGTCCGTTTGAAATCGCAATTGGACATTCGTTAGGCGGAATGTCAGTTCTGAATGCAATAAAAGACGGGCTAAAAGTAAACAAAGCAGTAGTAATAGGAAGTGGAGATATTGTTCAGGATATATTAGATGATTTTATTGTAAAACTTGGTTTAAAACAAGAAATAAGTGACCGACTTCGAGATCTTTTTGAGGATAAATATCAAGTAAAAATGGATGACTTTTCAGCTTATAGAGCAGCGCAAAAAGTAAAAATTCCAATATTGGTAATACACGATAATGATGATCCTGAAGTTTCTGTAAAAGCAGGAATTCATATTCATCAACAACTTGAAAACGGAACTTTGTATCTAACCGATGGATTAGGACATAGAAAAATACTTGGAAATCAAAATGTTATTAAAAAAACACTAGAATTCATTAAAACTAACTAA
- a CDS encoding DUF1569 domain-containing protein, producing the protein MKNIFDKEVCNEFINRINKLTPESKALWGKMNVSQMLAHCNVSYEMVYDNIHPKPNTFFRFILKLLVKNKVIDDKPYARNNGTAPQFIIKGDRNFDIEKDRLIAYINKTQELGEGEFEGKESLSFGKLHSGEWNNMFSKHLEHHLSQFGV; encoded by the coding sequence ATGAAAAACATTTTTGATAAAGAAGTTTGTAATGAATTTATAAATCGAATCAATAAACTAACTCCAGAGTCAAAAGCACTTTGGGGAAAAATGAATGTTTCGCAAATGCTGGCTCATTGTAATGTGTCTTATGAAATGGTTTATGACAATATTCATCCAAAACCTAATACCTTTTTTAGATTTATATTAAAATTACTTGTAAAAAATAAAGTGATAGATGATAAACCTTACGCTAGAAATAATGGAACTGCACCTCAGTTTATAATAAAAGGAGATCGAAATTTTGATATCGAAAAGGATCGCTTAATTGCTTACATTAATAAAACTCAAGAATTGGGAGAAGGAGAATTTGAAGGAAAAGAATCTCTTTCTTTTGGAAAATTGCATTCAGGAGAATGGAATAATATGTTCAGCAAACATCTGGAACATCATTTGAGTCAGTTTGGTGTTTAA
- a CDS encoding nuclear transport factor 2 family protein, with amino-acid sequence MRLYILLIALSFGLSANAQKQDVQKTIESFFEGFHQKDTIKLKSVCSDKIILQSISESKTKGNKLTDESAKEFYNSIRTIPSNLKFNEKILSYNIQIDGSMAHVWAPYEFYLNDKLSHSGVNTFTLFKEKDSWKIIYLIDTRRK; translated from the coding sequence ATGAGATTATATATTTTATTAATTGCATTATCGTTTGGGTTATCTGCAAATGCGCAGAAACAAGATGTTCAGAAAACTATTGAGTCTTTTTTTGAAGGATTTCATCAAAAAGATACGATTAAACTGAAATCGGTTTGTTCTGATAAGATTATTCTGCAATCTATTAGTGAGAGTAAAACCAAGGGAAATAAATTAACTGATGAAAGCGCAAAAGAGTTTTATAATTCTATTAGAACAATCCCTTCTAATCTTAAATTTAATGAAAAGATTTTAAGTTATAATATTCAAATTGATGGCTCGATGGCGCATGTTTGGGCTCCTTATGAATTTTATCTGAACGATAAACTGAGTCATTCCGGTGTAAATACTTTTACTTTATTTAAAGAAAAAGATTCCTGGAAGATTATTTATCTGATTGACACGAGAAGAAAGTAG
- a CDS encoding response regulator transcription factor, whose product MKLLLLEDDFTLSKEISAFFTSKEFECFPYYDGSLLLKKYFPYEYDLIILDINVPGINGIEVCKGIREIDKKTPIIMLTAFSEIEDKLASFDNGADDYLVKPFHFEELYARVSSLLRRKDIPQQSEKKLLIQDLEILEDDMRVYRSGEEIKLTPKEFKLILILAHAKGKVLSKQFIAEKLWDYHIETNQNTIEVYINFLRKKIDKDHETKLIRTKIGYGYYLSDQE is encoded by the coding sequence ATGAAGCTACTATTACTCGAAGACGATTTTACTTTGTCCAAAGAAATCTCAGCGTTCTTTACTTCAAAAGAATTCGAGTGTTTTCCTTATTATGACGGTTCTTTATTATTAAAAAAGTACTTTCCTTATGAATACGATTTAATTATTCTGGATATTAATGTTCCCGGGATTAATGGCATCGAAGTTTGTAAAGGGATTAGAGAAATCGATAAAAAGACTCCAATAATTATGCTAACGGCTTTTAGCGAAATCGAAGACAAACTTGCTTCTTTTGATAATGGTGCGGATGATTATTTGGTAAAACCTTTTCATTTTGAAGAATTATATGCTCGAGTTTCTTCTTTATTACGACGAAAAGATATTCCGCAGCAAAGTGAAAAGAAATTATTGATTCAGGATTTGGAGATTTTAGAAGATGATATGAGAGTTTATCGCTCTGGCGAAGAAATAAAACTTACTCCAAAAGAATTTAAATTGATTTTGATTTTGGCTCATGCCAAAGGAAAAGTTTTGTCCAAACAATTTATTGCAGAGAAACTCTGGGATTATCATATCGAAACAAATCAGAATACGATTGAAGTTTATATTAACTTTCTAAGGAAAAAAATAGACAAAGACCACGAAACAAAACTTATTCGGACCAAAATTGGATACGGATATTATTTAAGCGATCAGGAATGA
- a CDS encoding M42 family metallopeptidase — translation MSTESILKDTSIAFLESYLNNASPTGYESEGQKLWMNYLKPYVDTFITDTYGTAVGVINPDAPFKVVIEGHADEISWYVNYITDDGLLYVIRNGGSDHQIAPSKRVNIHTKKGIVKGVFGWPAIHTRLRDKEESPKISNIFIDLGCETKEQVEAMGVHVGCVITYPDEFMILNENKFVCRAIDNRMGGFMIAEVARLLKENKKELPFGLYIVNSVQEEIGLRGAEMIAQTIKPNVAIVTDVCHDTTTPMIDKKVEGDLKMGRGPVIAYAPAVQNRLRDLIVDTAVENKIPFQRHATSRATGTDTDAFAYSNGGVASALISLPLRYMHTTVEMVHREDVENVIQLIYESLLKIENNETFSYFK, via the coding sequence ATGAGTACTGAATCTATCTTAAAAGATACCTCTATTGCTTTCCTGGAAAGCTACCTAAATAATGCCTCGCCGACAGGATATGAAAGTGAAGGCCAGAAACTTTGGATGAATTATTTAAAGCCTTACGTTGATACCTTTATCACTGATACTTATGGAACTGCTGTTGGTGTTATTAATCCTGATGCGCCTTTTAAGGTTGTAATTGAAGGTCACGCAGATGAAATTTCATGGTATGTAAACTATATTACTGACGATGGTTTGTTGTATGTAATACGTAATGGTGGTTCTGATCATCAGATTGCGCCTTCTAAAAGAGTTAATATTCATACTAAAAAAGGAATTGTAAAGGGTGTTTTTGGATGGCCGGCAATTCATACTCGTTTACGTGACAAGGAAGAATCTCCAAAAATCAGTAATATTTTTATTGATTTGGGTTGTGAAACCAAAGAGCAAGTTGAAGCAATGGGTGTTCATGTAGGTTGTGTGATTACATATCCTGATGAATTCATGATTTTGAACGAGAATAAATTTGTTTGTCGTGCGATCGATAACAGAATGGGCGGTTTTATGATTGCCGAAGTAGCTCGTTTATTAAAAGAAAACAAAAAAGAATTACCTTTTGGTCTATATATTGTAAACTCTGTTCAGGAAGAAATTGGTTTGCGTGGAGCTGAAATGATTGCTCAAACTATCAAGCCAAATGTTGCTATTGTAACTGATGTTTGCCACGATACGACTACTCCAATGATTGATAAAAAAGTTGAAGGTGATCTTAAAATGGGTCGCGGTCCCGTTATTGCTTACGCTCCAGCGGTTCAGAACAGACTTCGTGATTTAATTGTTGATACTGCGGTAGAAAACAAAATTCCGTTTCAGCGTCATGCAACTTCACGAGCTACCGGAACTGATACTGATGCATTTGCTTATAGTAATGGCGGAGTGGCGTCGGCATTGATTTCTTTGCCTTTGCGTTATATGCATACAACTGTAGAAATGGTTCACAGAGAAGATGTTGAAAATGTGATTCAATTGATTTATGAGTCATTATTGAAGATCGAAAACAATGAAACTTTCTCTTATTTTAAATAA
- the nth gene encoding endonuclease III yields the protein MDLFGETSNWETKLTPILDKYKGKTHPLEYQNTYQLLVMVVLSAQDSDANINKIAPALFEKYPTLNSLSKTDPETFIPYISKVRNYPTKAQWLLEIAKTIQNDKDIPLNMKDLTALKGIGRKSANVILRETHKPAEGIIADLHVIRVAPRIGIIKEVKDGIKVEKDLMQVLPKNIWSEIGMAISFLGRETCRPKPKCEECIIADSCNYYLTEVI from the coding sequence ATGGATTTATTTGGAGAAACATCTAATTGGGAAACGAAACTTACGCCTATTTTAGACAAATATAAAGGCAAAACACATCCTTTAGAATATCAAAATACATATCAGTTATTGGTTATGGTTGTTTTATCTGCGCAGGATTCTGATGCCAATATTAATAAAATTGCACCAGCTTTATTTGAAAAATATCCAACTTTAAATAGTTTGTCTAAAACTGATCCAGAAACTTTTATTCCTTATATTAGTAAAGTTCGAAATTATCCAACGAAAGCGCAATGGCTTTTGGAAATTGCTAAAACTATTCAAAATGACAAAGATATTCCTCTAAACATGAAGGATTTGACCGCTTTAAAAGGGATTGGAAGAAAATCTGCGAATGTAATCCTTAGAGAAACTCATAAACCTGCTGAAGGAATTATTGCTGATTTACACGTAATTCGTGTAGCTCCGAGAATAGGGATAATAAAAGAAGTTAAAGACGGAATTAAAGTCGAAAAAGACCTGATGCAAGTTTTACCGAAAAATATCTGGTCAGAAATTGGAATGGCAATCTCTTTTTTAGGACGAGAAACTTGCCGACCAAAGCCAAAGTGCGAAGAATGCATAATTGCCGACTCTTGCAATTATTATCTAACAGAAGTTATCTAA
- a CDS encoding HAMP domain-containing sensor histidine kinase, whose amino-acid sequence MTLKNRISLLVSLLFTILFGLASTLIFVLYSNFRKEEFRDRLEIKALSNIKLLVNVKEVDDQLLKMIDQNSINKLYDEKTLVFDSHYKLIYSSIDDARINWSIDDLKYLKKHKTFFKQQGNYEVYGVFYDTKDRDFYALISATDDYGQRKLLFLRYTLVISYIFFTCICWVLTSFTVKKAMNPLSSFHQKIKNINENNLDTRIASKSNKNEIDLIANEFNFMMDRIEISYQKQKEFTAHASHELRTPLSRITSQIENIVANDKTPPESKSFLKTILSDVNQLTELINSLLVLSKIDSKNFKNNEVHRIDEILFSAIEKLNKSFPDFVILFEIEENDNLDTALEIEGNKNLLEIALSNVLKNACVYSDNKQAKVKISTEENHLVISVLNTGKTLNETEQQNLFEPFMRGENSKGTTGFGLGLRIVQRILNLHDATITYTATDINTNLFQLFFHL is encoded by the coding sequence ATGACTTTAAAAAATCGAATATCATTATTAGTTAGTTTATTATTTACAATCCTTTTTGGGTTGGCTTCTACTTTGATATTTGTTTTGTATTCTAATTTTCGAAAGGAAGAATTTCGCGATCGTCTGGAAATAAAGGCACTTTCGAACATTAAACTTTTAGTGAATGTAAAGGAAGTCGACGATCAACTTTTGAAAATGATCGATCAAAATTCCATCAATAAATTATATGACGAGAAAACGTTGGTATTCGATTCTCACTACAAACTTATATATAGCAGTATTGACGATGCCAGAATCAATTGGTCTATTGATGATTTAAAATACCTGAAAAAGCATAAAACTTTCTTTAAACAACAAGGTAATTATGAAGTTTATGGTGTTTTTTATGATACTAAAGACAGAGATTTTTATGCCTTAATATCAGCAACAGACGATTATGGTCAAAGAAAACTTTTATTCCTGAGATATACGCTCGTAATCTCTTATATTTTCTTTACGTGTATTTGTTGGGTTTTAACGTCTTTTACAGTCAAAAAAGCGATGAATCCGTTAAGTTCTTTTCATCAGAAAATTAAAAATATAAACGAGAATAATCTTGATACCCGAATTGCATCTAAAAGCAATAAAAACGAAATTGACTTGATTGCAAATGAGTTTAACTTTATGATGGATCGGATTGAGATTTCTTATCAAAAACAAAAAGAGTTTACCGCGCATGCTTCTCATGAACTCAGAACTCCGTTGTCGAGAATTACTTCGCAAATTGAGAATATTGTAGCTAATGATAAAACTCCGCCCGAAAGTAAATCGTTTCTAAAAACAATTTTATCCGATGTAAATCAATTAACTGAGCTTATTAACTCGTTGCTTGTTTTATCTAAAATTGATTCGAAAAATTTCAAAAATAATGAAGTTCATCGCATTGATGAGATTCTGTTTTCGGCAATAGAAAAATTAAATAAAAGCTTTCCGGATTTCGTTATTCTGTTTGAAATCGAAGAAAATGACAATTTAGATACCGCATTAGAAATCGAAGGAAATAAAAATCTATTAGAAATCGCATTAAGTAATGTTTTGAAAAATGCTTGTGTTTACTCTGATAATAAACAAGCAAAAGTTAAAATTAGTACTGAAGAAAATCATCTAGTTATTTCGGTTTTAAATACTGGTAAAACGTTAAATGAAACGGAACAGCAAAATCTTTTTGAGCCCTTTATGCGTGGCGAAAACTCAAAGGGAACTACTGGTTTTGGATTAGGATTGCGTATTGTACAGCGTATTCTAAATCTTCACGACGCAACTATAACTTACACGGCTACAGATATTAACACGAATTTATTTCAATTATTTTTTCATTTATAA